A genomic region of Conger conger chromosome 6, fConCon1.1, whole genome shotgun sequence contains the following coding sequences:
- the LOC133130022 gene encoding alcohol dehydrogenase class-3-like has product MGTEGKVIKCKAAVAWEPRKPLSLEEVEVAPPKAHEVRIKIVATGVCHSDLAVLRETPLPQGGMHTFPILLGHEAAGIVESIGPGVTKFSKGDAVIPLFVAQCGECEYCLSPKTNMCKTHWEEFLKGVLLDGTSRITCQGKQITQLFALGTFSEYTVVPEISLTKIRKDAPLDKVCLLGCGISTGYGAAINSAKVEPGSTCAVFGLGAIGLAAVMGCKAAGASRIFAVDINKDKFPKAELLGATDFVNPKDYDKPINQVLAEMTNGGVDFALECVGSVEVMRAALESCCNAWGTCVIVGYVPEKDMTLAPLTLLLGRTLRGTFFGGWKSVESVPKLVDDYMNKKLKVDEFVTHNLPLEEINEGFDLMISGKSIRTVIKMA; this is encoded by the exons GTTATTAAGTGTAAGGCGGCGGTGGCTTGGGAGCCACGGAAGCCTCTTTCACTCGAAGAGGTGGAGGTGGCCCCTCCCAAAGCCCATGAGGTCCGCATTAAG ATTGTGGCCACTGGGGTGTGTCACAGTGACTTAGCAGTCCTGAGAGAAACACCACTCCCACAAGGTGGAATGCACACCTTCCCGATCCTCCTGGGACATGAGGCAGCTGGCATAGTGGAAAGCATCGGCCCCGGGGTCACCAAATTCTCTAAAG GAGACGCGGTCATCCCTCTTTTTGTGGCTCAGTGTGGGGAGTGTGAATACTGCCTGTctccaaaaacaaacatgtgCAAGACACACTG GGAGGAATTCCTGAAGGGGGTACTTTTGGACGGGACCAGCCGGATCACCTGTCAAGGGAAGCAGATTACGCAGCTTTTTGCCTTGGGCACTTTCTCTGAGTACACTGTTGTCCCAGAAATCTCACTGACCAAAATCCGGAAGGACGCCCCCCTGGACAAAGTCTGCCTGTTGGGGTGTGGGATCTCCACAGGATACGGGGCCGCCATCAACTCTGCCAAG gtgGAGCCTGGGTCCACGTGCGCGGTGTTCGGTTTGGGGGCCATTGGTTTGGCGGCAGTGATGGGGTGTAAAGCAGCCGGGGCATCCAGAATCTTTGCTGTAGACATCAACAAGGACAAGTTCCCCAAGGCCGAACTGTTGGGGGCAACTGACTTTGTCAACCCCAAGGACTACGACAAGCCCATCAACCAGGTGCTGGCAGAGATGACCAATGGAGGGGTGGACTTCGCCTTGGAGTGTGTCGGCAGCGTGGAAGTGATG AGAGCTGCTCTGGAGTCGTGTTGTAATGCCTGGGGGACCTGTGTGATCGTGGGGTACGTTCCGGAGAAAGACATGACCTTGGCACCCTTAACCCTCCTGCTGGGCCGTACGCTGAGGGGAACTTTCTTTGGGG GATGGaagagtgtggagagtgtgccCAAGCTGGTCGATGACTACATGAACAAGAAGCTCAAGGTGGACGAGTTTGTGACCCACAACCTTCCCCTGGAAGAGATTAATGAGGGTTTTGACCTCATGATAAGTGGGAAAAG CATTCGAACGGTCATCAAAATGGCCTAA